From Erigeron canadensis isolate Cc75 chromosome 8, C_canadensis_v1, whole genome shotgun sequence, one genomic window encodes:
- the LOC122579935 gene encoding FCS-Like Zinc finger 2-like, protein MDSTTNKNTTNINGLASIAHSHITQHGFSSSSSSSSSRFISRSTSFRSLYSFSSPRSGTFFNGRFYEQQPHFLDSCFLCKKPLGCNRDIFMYRGDTPFCSEECRWEQIEMDETKEKKRYLAASVKALRKKQEREKSSPSTSPNKPFRSGTAGAVAAA, encoded by the exons ATGGATTCTACAACCAACaaaaacacaacaaacatcaaTGGTCTTGCATCTATTGCTCATAGTCATATCACACAACATGGATTCtcgtcatcttcttcttcatcatcatcacgtTTTATCTCGCGATCAACAAGCTTTAGAAGCCTGTACTCCTTTTCTTCCCCAAGATCTGGAACCTTTTTTAATGGAAGATTTTATGAACAACAACCCCATTTTTTGGATTCATGTTTTCTTTGCAAAAAACCACTTGGTTGTAACAGAGACATCTTCATGTACAG GGGTGACACGCCATTTTGTAGTGAAGAGTGTAGATGGGAGCAGATTGAGATGGATGAaaccaaagaaaagaaaagatatctCGCTGCATCAGTCAAAGCGTTGAGAAAAAAACAAGAGCGTGAAAAATCATCTCCATCCACCTCACCAAATAAACCTTTTCGTTCTGGTACCGCCGGTGCAGTTGCTGCTGCCTAA